Genomic window (Subtercola endophyticus):
TGCGGTGGCAGTGCGGGCTGTGCCGTAGAACGACTTCGCGCCGACCTGCAGATAGACCTCGGGGTTCGCTTCGAGATTCAGGTACCAGACCGGATGCTTCGGGGCTCCGCCGAGCGACGCGACGATGATCTGGCGGCCCCCGTCTTCGCCGTGGATGAGCGCTGTACGGCGCCACACGCCCGATTTGCGACCCTTCGTGGTGAGCAGCAGCAACGGAGCCTGGCTCTTCGAGAACGTCAGATCACCATCCGTGGCCACGTACTCGTCAATCTGCTTCTTCACCCACTCCGCGTCGTTGTCGATGGGGTTCTCAGGTGTGGTGCCCGGTGCGTCAGTCATAAACCCAGCTTAAACAGAAAAGTGCCCGACATTTCTGCCGGGCACTTTTCAGGAAAGGATTAAAGCGAACGGATGTTTTCCGCCTGCGGGCCCTTCGGGCCCTGGGTCACGTCGAACTCGACGCGCTGGTTCTCGTCGAGCGACTTGTAGCCGTTCGAGGCGATTGCCGAGTAGTGAGCGAAAACGTCGGGGCTGCCATCTTCGGGAGCGATGAAGCCAAAGCCTTTTTCTGCGTTAAACCATTTGACGGTACCAATTGCCATGTTAAAACTCCTCCAGGAGCGTTCTATTCGGACCCCACTGCGGGGCCCTGATAGCGCGGTGCCTGTCATCCATCTTTCAAGCGCAATGGGCAACGGGGCTTGGCCGCGAGCATTCAGAACTGCGAGGCACAGCAACTTCAAGATCAAGACTACCCCAGCTCGGGGCAAAAGAAGAACGGGACCGCCGCATTTGCAACAATCCCGTTCACATACTGTCTCAACCAGTTCGTCGTGCCGCCGTACGAGGTACCGCCTCGTGCCGCCGTACGAGGTACCGCCCGTCTTGTTTGCGCGTGTCGCAAACAAGAC
Coding sequences:
- a CDS encoding nitroreductase family deazaflavin-dependent oxidoreductase; translated protein: MTDAPGTTPENPIDNDAEWVKKQIDEYVATDGDLTFSKSQAPLLLLTTKGRKSGVWRRTALIHGEDGGRQIIVASLGGAPKHPVWYLNLEANPEVYLQVGAKSFYGTARTATAEEKPALWAKMVALYPDYADYQVKTDREIPVVIIDPKV
- a CDS encoding cold-shock protein; protein product: MAIGTVKWFNAEKGFGFIAPEDGSPDVFAHYSAIASNGYKSLDENQRVEFDVTQGPKGPQAENIRSL